One genomic window of Maribacter aquivivus includes the following:
- a CDS encoding CPBP family intramembrane glutamic endopeptidase, translating to MALTKRELVIASPFLIIAVNFAVAFGFGEFMGKWVFIPMIGIGWALWLFFIFKYGGKESITNWLMKVRGAFGWKLIAVIVGLIPLPLFLMHYQLLDHWTIWLPWILLALFNPFIEEFYWRGLLLDYTKTWSNWGSVLFTGILFAINHAAFGVNSVVNSGFELVISTLIMGIVWAWVYKKTNSLRWTIFSHFLVDFFGVSAAAFLDLYEKGNW from the coding sequence ATGGCGCTAACTAAAAGAGAGCTAGTAATTGCATCACCTTTTTTGATTATTGCCGTAAATTTTGCGGTTGCATTTGGTTTCGGCGAGTTCATGGGAAAATGGGTATTTATACCCATGATTGGTATAGGTTGGGCACTTTGGCTTTTCTTTATTTTTAAATACGGAGGAAAAGAGTCAATCACCAATTGGCTAATGAAAGTTAGGGGAGCCTTCGGTTGGAAATTAATAGCGGTAATTGTCGGATTAATTCCGTTGCCACTTTTTCTAATGCACTATCAATTACTAGATCATTGGACCATTTGGTTACCATGGATTCTACTTGCATTATTTAACCCCTTTATTGAAGAATTCTATTGGCGCGGACTGCTTTTAGATTACACCAAAACGTGGTCTAATTGGGGTTCAGTATTGTTTACAGGGATTCTGTTTGCAATTAATCATGCGGCATTCGGAGTCAACTCCGTCGTCAACAGCGGATTTGAATTGGTCATTTCTACCCTGATTATGGGTATTGTTTGGGCATGGGTTTACAAAAAGACAAATAGCTTACGTTGGACTATATTTTCTCATTTTTTAGTGGATTTTTTTGGCGTTTCAGCAGCTGCTTTCTTAGATTTATACGAGAAAGGAAACTGGTGA
- a CDS encoding M14 family metallopeptidase: MTTKNSWCKAALLTLVLAISCISVTMAQTVPSPEDVYGFKVGADYKLADYSQIEDYLSKLDASSERVKKVEIGTTVLGRKMYILFISSEENLKDLDKWKDISTKLARVQVSNDEAMKLSEEGKAVVWIDGGMHSTELAHGQMTSELAYTLTTSETTEMKKIRENVITILMPVMNPDGLDIVVDWYKKNLGTAYETSRPPILYHYYMGHDNNRDWFMNTMPETYNVTKILYNEWYPQIVYNHHQSSPSWTKISLPPYADPVNPRIHPAITAGVSELGSAMTKRFSLENMPGAIADNFYTMFWNGGGRTVPYYHNMIGILTETGHTSPTPRFYDPEKLPKTVAGGTPTDGTDIMYPDPWKGGESHFRDAVDYMLTATWATLDLAADRKSNYLYNIYKMGASAIEKSKEEGPFAYVIGKDQWDAFESVNLVNVLLKGGIEIEKTTKSFEVNGKKYEKGAYVIYTAQAFRPYLMDLLEKQNYPSRFQYPGGPPDTPYDLAGWTLPMQMGITVDKIAKPFEVATEKVLDEASYYEGDVRGNASYGYLLSANSNASVIVTNKVLKAGGTAYKTKASFKSGKTTYPAGAYIVSGGSASVEDLASEYGLEVIGLSAEPKVALTKVHAPKVGLYKSWVSNMDEGWTRFIMDEYSFETDTLHDTDIQTKDLSQYDVLILPSQRPKSILHGNSPLKMPEKFTGGIGLEGSVALSNYVKNGGTLIAFDEASNYVIEQFGLPLKDATEGTESTEFFIPGSLIKAGIDTTHPLAFGMQDTVAVSFNKSRAFVIDKQSKKGEGGTEDIKDAPMPEVEVIANYAEKDLLMSGWAMGEKKYIAKKPAMVKAKYGKGAVVLFAFRPQFRAQPRGTYKLIFNSIFEGAAE, from the coding sequence ATGACTACAAAAAACTCTTGGTGCAAGGCGGCATTGCTGACCCTTGTACTTGCTATTTCGTGCATATCTGTGACGATGGCGCAAACTGTACCTTCTCCAGAAGATGTCTACGGTTTTAAAGTTGGTGCCGACTATAAATTGGCAGATTACAGCCAAATTGAAGACTACCTTTCTAAACTAGACGCTTCTTCTGAACGTGTTAAAAAAGTGGAGATAGGAACCACCGTGCTCGGTAGAAAAATGTACATCTTATTTATTTCTAGTGAGGAGAACCTAAAAGATTTAGACAAGTGGAAAGACATTAGTACTAAACTAGCTCGTGTTCAGGTTTCAAATGATGAGGCTATGAAGCTATCTGAAGAAGGTAAAGCTGTGGTTTGGATTGATGGTGGTATGCACTCTACGGAGTTGGCTCATGGTCAAATGACCTCTGAATTGGCATATACTTTGACCACTTCTGAAACTACAGAAATGAAAAAAATTAGGGAGAATGTCATTACGATATTGATGCCTGTAATGAATCCTGATGGGTTGGACATAGTTGTAGATTGGTACAAAAAGAATTTAGGTACCGCTTATGAAACATCAAGACCCCCAATTTTATATCACTACTACATGGGTCATGATAACAACCGAGATTGGTTTATGAACACCATGCCAGAGACGTATAATGTGACTAAGATTTTGTACAATGAGTGGTATCCACAGATTGTGTATAACCACCACCAATCTTCTCCATCTTGGACAAAAATATCTTTACCACCATATGCAGATCCAGTTAACCCAAGAATTCACCCAGCTATTACTGCGGGTGTCAGTGAATTAGGTTCTGCAATGACCAAAAGATTTTCGTTAGAGAATATGCCGGGTGCTATTGCCGATAATTTCTATACCATGTTCTGGAACGGTGGCGGGCGTACTGTGCCTTACTACCATAACATGATCGGAATTTTAACGGAAACGGGACATACATCGCCAACACCAAGATTCTATGATCCAGAGAAATTGCCTAAAACCGTTGCTGGCGGTACCCCAACCGATGGTACAGATATCATGTATCCAGATCCATGGAAAGGTGGTGAGTCTCATTTTCGTGATGCTGTAGATTATATGTTGACCGCTACATGGGCAACTTTAGATTTAGCAGCAGATCGTAAGAGTAACTATTTATATAACATTTATAAAATGGGAGCTTCGGCAATTGAGAAGTCGAAAGAAGAAGGTCCGTTTGCATACGTAATCGGTAAAGATCAATGGGATGCTTTTGAGTCTGTAAACTTGGTAAATGTGTTGCTTAAAGGCGGAATTGAAATTGAGAAAACTACCAAAAGTTTTGAGGTCAACGGAAAGAAATATGAGAAAGGTGCTTATGTAATTTATACTGCACAAGCGTTTAGACCGTACTTGATGGATTTGTTAGAGAAACAGAATTACCCATCACGTTTTCAATATCCAGGTGGCCCACCAGATACTCCGTATGACTTAGCAGGTTGGACATTACCTATGCAAATGGGGATCACTGTAGATAAAATTGCAAAACCTTTTGAGGTAGCTACAGAGAAGGTATTAGACGAAGCATCGTATTATGAAGGTGATGTAAGAGGGAATGCTTCCTACGGGTATTTGTTAAGTGCCAACAGTAACGCATCTGTAATTGTAACCAACAAAGTATTAAAAGCAGGTGGTACGGCATATAAAACCAAAGCATCCTTTAAATCTGGAAAAACAACATATCCGGCAGGTGCTTATATCGTTTCTGGTGGTAGTGCTTCTGTTGAAGATTTAGCTTCTGAATATGGTTTAGAAGTAATAGGATTATCCGCAGAACCAAAAGTAGCACTAACTAAAGTACATGCGCCAAAAGTAGGGTTGTACAAATCATGGGTTTCTAATATGGATGAAGGATGGACGCGTTTTATAATGGACGAATATTCGTTCGAGACTGATACTCTTCATGATACCGATATTCAAACAAAAGATTTGTCGCAGTATGATGTATTGATACTACCGTCGCAACGACCAAAATCAATTTTACACGGTAATTCGCCTTTGAAAATGCCAGAGAAATTTACTGGTGGTATAGGTTTGGAAGGGTCGGTAGCACTAAGCAATTATGTAAAAAATGGCGGAACGTTAATAGCGTTCGATGAAGCTAGTAACTATGTCATAGAGCAATTTGGTTTGCCATTAAAAGATGCAACAGAAGGTACGGAGAGTACAGAGTTCTTTATACCTGGTTCATTGATTAAAGCTGGAATAGATACTACGCATCCGTTAGCATTTGGTATGCAAGACACGGTAGCGGTTTCTTTTAATAAGAGTCGTGCTTTTGTTATAGATAAGCAAAGTAAAAAAGGAGAAGGTGGTACAGAAGATATCAAAGATGCTCCAATGCCAGAAGTTGAGGTTATTGCTAACTATGCAGAAAAAGATTTGTTAATGAGCGGCTGGGCAATGGGTGAGAAAAAGTATATCGCTAAAAAGCCAGCTATGGTAAAAGCGAAATATGGCAAAGGCGCTGTAGTATTGTTTGCCTTCAGACCTCAATTTAGAGCACAACCAAGAGGTACGTACAAGCTTATTTTCAACTCCATTTTTGAAGGAGCTGCAGAGTAG
- the mce gene encoding methylmalonyl-CoA epimerase, with protein sequence MKKIEHLGIAVKNMEDSNTLFEKLLGVAPYKQEEVASEGVMTSFFQNGPNKIELLAATEPDGPIAKFLEKKGEGIHHVAFEVEDIVAEMERLKKEGFTLLNEKPKKGADNKLVAFVHPKTANGVLVELCQEIRE encoded by the coding sequence ATGAAAAAGATTGAACATTTAGGTATTGCGGTGAAGAACATGGAAGACTCTAATACTCTTTTTGAGAAATTGTTGGGTGTTGCACCCTATAAACAAGAAGAAGTAGCTTCTGAGGGAGTAATGACTTCTTTCTTTCAAAACGGACCTAATAAGATAGAGCTTTTGGCTGCCACAGAACCAGACGGTCCCATTGCCAAATTTTTAGAAAAAAAGGGAGAAGGCATACATCATGTAGCATTTGAGGTAGAAGATATTGTTGCTGAGATGGAACGTTTAAAAAAAGAAGGATTTACACTGCTCAATGAAAAGCCCAAAAAAGGGGCTGATAATAAGTTAGTTGCATTCGTTCACCCAAAGACTGCAAACGGGGTTTTGGTAGAGTTGTGTCAAGAAATTAGGGAGTAA
- the rbfA gene encoding 30S ribosome-binding factor RbfA, whose amino-acid sequence METQRQRKIAGVIQKDIVDILQKAAIHGGLRNTLISVSKVAVTTDLSIAKIYLSIFPNDKAGELMEGIKSNQPLIKHELSQRTRNQLRRVPELLFYLDDSLDYIENIEKSLKREENPIENRDLLPKRKKS is encoded by the coding sequence ATGGAAACGCAAAGACAACGTAAAATAGCTGGGGTCATTCAGAAAGATATTGTAGATATTCTACAAAAAGCTGCCATTCATGGCGGACTTCGTAATACCCTTATATCTGTGTCTAAAGTTGCAGTGACCACAGATTTATCTATCGCTAAAATATACCTTAGTATTTTCCCTAATGACAAAGCGGGAGAATTGATGGAAGGTATAAAATCTAACCAACCGCTTATTAAGCATGAGCTTTCTCAACGCACACGTAACCAATTACGAAGAGTGCCAGAGCTTTTATTTTACCTAGATGATTCTTTAGATTACATTGAGAATATTGAAAAGTCATTAAAACGCGAAGAGAACCCAATTGAGAACAGAGATTTGTTACCGAAACGTAAAAAATCTTGA
- a CDS encoding ABC transporter permease has product MNFPLYIAKRYVRSKSTQNAVNIINFITFLVIVIGSAALFIVLSAFAGLKTFSLSFTESFDPDLKASPVAGKIFTITPEQEQRLQSVDGLAFYSKELEEKVSLEHRGKNHIAYIKGIDSNYTKVTGVDSTLYIGDWTINDTQVVAGLGIANILGVTINQFRSPMQIYAFKPGKGSISQQSISSLYNQLPMVIGGVYAVEADLDNKYVFADLRLTQALLEKDSLSISGINFKMDEGVEPSAVRSEIQSILGTGVQLKNRQQLNSTLYKMLNTENVATYLIFTLVLIIALFNVVGAIIMMILDKQQNSKTLYSLGTTIKELRRIYFVQGILVTGFGGFIGVLIGVLIVWSQLAFSWLKITPSLAYPVKFEFINIAIVLATIIVLGIIASKIASSRINKKLVDL; this is encoded by the coding sequence TTGAATTTTCCTCTCTATATCGCTAAAAGGTATGTGCGTTCTAAAAGCACCCAGAACGCAGTTAACATCATTAATTTTATCACCTTTTTAGTTATAGTTATTGGTTCTGCAGCACTGTTTATTGTGCTTTCGGCTTTCGCCGGATTAAAAACATTTAGTCTTTCTTTTACCGAATCTTTTGACCCAGATTTAAAAGCTTCTCCCGTAGCCGGAAAGATTTTTACCATTACTCCTGAACAAGAACAACGTTTACAGTCTGTAGACGGACTAGCATTTTACTCCAAAGAACTAGAAGAAAAAGTATCTCTTGAACATAGAGGCAAAAACCATATTGCCTACATAAAAGGTATTGATAGTAATTACACCAAAGTAACCGGTGTTGATAGTACACTGTATATTGGCGACTGGACAATTAATGACACACAAGTAGTAGCTGGTTTGGGCATTGCCAATATTTTAGGGGTAACCATTAATCAGTTTCGTAGCCCAATGCAGATTTATGCTTTTAAACCTGGTAAAGGCTCTATATCACAGCAAAGTATTTCATCGCTCTACAATCAATTACCCATGGTTATTGGTGGTGTGTATGCTGTAGAAGCAGATTTGGATAATAAATACGTTTTTGCCGATTTGCGATTGACGCAAGCATTACTTGAAAAAGACTCGCTTTCCATTTCTGGAATTAATTTTAAGATGGATGAAGGCGTTGAACCTAGTGCTGTACGTTCAGAAATTCAGTCTATTCTTGGTACCGGTGTACAATTAAAAAACAGACAACAACTAAATAGTACGCTCTATAAAATGTTGAATACTGAAAACGTTGCTACCTACCTCATCTTTACCTTGGTACTTATCATTGCGCTTTTTAATGTAGTAGGCGCAATCATTATGATGATATTAGATAAGCAGCAGAATTCTAAAACCCTATATAGCCTTGGTACAACAATTAAAGAGCTTCGTAGAATTTACTTTGTACAGGGAATTCTAGTAACAGGTTTTGGTGGATTTATTGGTGTGCTAATTGGTGTGCTAATCGTTTGGTCGCAACTTGCTTTTAGCTGGTTGAAAATTACCCCGTCGTTAGCTTACCCAGTAAAATTCGAATTCATCAATATTGCTATTGTTCTAGCTACCATTATTGTACTAGGTATTATTGCTTCTAAAATAGCTAGTAGCCGAATCAATAAAAAATTGGTTGATCTTTAA
- the dusB gene encoding tRNA dihydrouridine synthase DusB, with protein MPKIGDIQLPDFPLLLAPMEDVSDPPFRALCKEQGADVVYTEFISSEGLIRDAAKSVMKLDIYEKERPVGIQIFGANLESMLQSVEIVEKSKPDIIDINFGCPVKKVVSKGAGAGILKDIDLMVSLTKAMVEHSSLPITVKTRLGWDDDSIRIVEVAERLQDVGCAAISIHGRTRAQMYKGNADWNPIRDVKNNPRMHIPVFGNGDVDSPEAALKMRDEYGLDGAMIGRASIGYPWIFREIKHFFETGTHLAPPTMEERVDAARRHLQMSIDWKGEILGVFETRRHYTNYFKGIPNFKEYRMKMVTSDDSVSVFAAFDEVLEKFGDHKFTTV; from the coding sequence GTGCCCAAAATAGGAGATATACAACTGCCTGATTTCCCGTTGCTTTTAGCACCGATGGAAGATGTGAGCGACCCACCATTTCGTGCCCTTTGTAAAGAGCAAGGTGCCGATGTCGTGTATACAGAATTTATTTCGTCGGAAGGATTAATACGTGATGCCGCTAAAAGTGTCATGAAATTGGATATATACGAAAAGGAACGCCCTGTAGGTATTCAAATATTTGGAGCTAATTTAGAGAGCATGCTTCAGTCTGTAGAGATTGTTGAGAAATCTAAACCAGATATCATTGATATTAATTTTGGTTGCCCAGTAAAAAAAGTAGTCTCTAAAGGAGCCGGAGCCGGTATTTTAAAAGATATCGATTTAATGGTCTCTTTAACCAAGGCAATGGTAGAACATAGCAGTTTACCTATTACCGTAAAAACAAGACTAGGTTGGGATGATGATTCTATAAGAATTGTTGAGGTTGCAGAACGCTTGCAAGATGTAGGTTGTGCGGCAATTTCAATTCATGGTAGAACCCGTGCACAAATGTATAAGGGCAATGCTGATTGGAACCCTATTAGAGACGTCAAGAACAACCCTAGAATGCATATACCTGTATTTGGTAATGGTGATGTAGATTCGCCAGAAGCAGCCCTAAAAATGCGTGATGAATACGGACTAGATGGTGCAATGATAGGTCGTGCAAGTATTGGTTACCCTTGGATATTTAGAGAAATTAAACACTTTTTTGAAACAGGTACCCATTTAGCTCCACCAACTATGGAAGAGCGTGTAGATGCCGCGCGCCGTCATTTACAAATGTCTATAGATTGGAAAGGTGAAATATTAGGTGTTTTTGAAACTCGTAGACATTATACCAACTATTTTAAAGGAATTCCTAATTTTAAGGAGTATCGAATGAAAATGGTTACTAGTGATGATTCTGTATCAGTATTTGCCGCTTTTGATGAGGTATTGGAAAAGTTTGGAGACCACAAGTTTACTACTGTTTAA
- a CDS encoding prolipoprotein diacylglyceryl transferase family protein — protein sequence MNNTLLIVSLPFEPVVFGVKLNIHLILEYLAFFVGFRYYVFLRKRSTDVISSNNRLSILIGAVFGALLLSRVVAFFENPVAHLQEDWLYNLNNKTIMGGLFGGLLGVELAKKIIGEKHSSGDLFTLPIILGLIIGRIGCFLAGIKEFTFGKETSFFTGMNLGDGVLRHPIALYEVVFLTVLFIIIRRLQKSNHTFQNGDFFKLFMVTYFTLRFCIEFLKPNSYYTLGLSSIQILCLICLVYYYKFILQGITYVRKKLYLL from the coding sequence ATGAACAATACACTTCTTATCGTCTCACTTCCTTTTGAGCCTGTTGTGTTTGGTGTAAAATTAAACATACATCTTATATTAGAATACTTAGCTTTTTTTGTCGGATTCAGATATTATGTTTTTCTGCGGAAAAGAAGTACCGATGTCATTTCTTCTAACAACCGACTCTCTATTCTAATTGGTGCCGTTTTTGGAGCTTTGCTCCTTTCTAGAGTCGTTGCTTTTTTTGAAAACCCCGTAGCTCACCTACAAGAAGATTGGCTATACAATCTAAACAATAAAACCATAATGGGCGGGCTCTTTGGTGGTCTGTTGGGTGTGGAACTTGCCAAGAAGATTATTGGTGAGAAACACTCTTCTGGAGACCTATTTACATTACCCATTATTCTTGGGCTTATCATTGGAAGAATCGGGTGCTTTTTGGCAGGTATTAAAGAATTCACCTTTGGAAAAGAAACGTCTTTTTTTACAGGAATGAACTTAGGTGATGGTGTTCTAAGGCACCCAATTGCGTTGTATGAAGTGGTGTTTTTGACGGTGCTTTTTATAATCATCCGAAGGCTTCAAAAATCAAATCATACCTTTCAAAACGGAGATTTTTTTAAACTCTTTATGGTCACTTATTTTACGCTTCGTTTCTGTATCGAGTTTCTAAAACCAAACAGTTATTATACACTAGGTCTAAGCAGCATTCAAATATTATGTTTAATTTGTTTGGTTTACTACTATAAATTCATCCTTCAGGGAATTACATATGTCAGAAAAAAACTATACCTATTATGA
- a CDS encoding radical SAM protein: MSEKNYTYYDFTLSLCPECLRRVDAKIVFENDKVYMLKNCKEHGRSKVLIADDIEYYKNIRNYNKASEYPKIFNTETHYGCPYDCGLCPDHEQHSCLTVIELTDRCNLTCPTCYAGSSPTYGRHRTLEEIKKMLDVIVKNEGEPDVVQLSGGEPTIHPEFFEILDYAKSLPIRHLMLNTNGIKIAKDFEFAKRLATYAPDFEVYLQFDSLDNNVLQTLRGADLADVRLQALEHLNKLNLSTTLVIVLQKGLNDHEMGSTIDFALKQKCVRGVTFQPTQIAGRLENFEVDENRITLTEVRRKILEQSPIFESDDLIPVPCNPDALVMAYALKLGDEINPLTRFINPDDLLNEGKNTIIYEQDEQLHGKMIELFSTGNSVEKASENLKSIMCCLPEIDAPELGYDNLFRIIIMQFIDAHNFDVRAIKKSCVHIVNKDYKIIPFETMNLFYRDDKIERLKELQN, translated from the coding sequence ATGTCAGAAAAAAACTATACCTATTATGATTTTACTTTAAGCCTATGCCCAGAATGTTTACGACGGGTAGATGCTAAAATCGTTTTTGAAAACGACAAAGTGTACATGCTTAAAAACTGTAAAGAGCACGGTAGGTCTAAAGTTCTTATTGCCGATGATATCGAATACTACAAGAACATAAGAAATTATAATAAGGCTTCTGAATATCCAAAAATCTTTAATACAGAAACACACTATGGTTGCCCTTATGATTGCGGGCTATGTCCTGACCATGAGCAACATTCTTGTTTAACTGTTATTGAACTGACCGATCGTTGCAACCTTACATGCCCCACCTGTTATGCTGGTTCTTCGCCCACTTATGGCAGACACAGAACCTTAGAGGAAATTAAAAAGATGCTCGATGTCATCGTAAAAAATGAGGGCGAGCCAGATGTGGTTCAGCTTAGTGGTGGTGAACCTACCATACACCCAGAGTTTTTTGAAATATTGGATTACGCAAAATCACTTCCTATTCGGCATTTGATGTTGAATACCAACGGAATAAAAATTGCAAAGGATTTTGAATTTGCTAAACGATTAGCCACCTATGCCCCAGATTTTGAAGTGTATTTACAGTTCGATTCGTTGGATAATAACGTATTACAAACCTTACGTGGTGCAGACCTAGCAGATGTTCGTTTACAAGCATTGGAGCACCTTAACAAGTTGAACCTTTCTACCACTTTAGTGATTGTGCTACAAAAAGGATTGAACGACCATGAAATGGGAAGCACTATAGATTTTGCCTTGAAGCAAAAATGTGTACGTGGTGTTACGTTTCAACCCACTCAAATTGCAGGTAGATTAGAAAATTTTGAAGTTGATGAAAACCGAATTACATTAACCGAGGTACGAAGAAAGATATTAGAGCAATCTCCAATTTTTGAGTCTGATGATTTAATACCTGTACCCTGTAACCCAGATGCTTTGGTGATGGCATATGCACTAAAATTAGGCGATGAGATAAATCCATTAACACGTTTTATAAATCCGGATGACTTATTAAATGAAGGAAAAAACACCATTATTTACGAGCAAGACGAACAACTACATGGTAAGATGATTGAGCTTTTTAGTACGGGAAATTCCGTAGAAAAAGCTTCTGAGAATTTGAAGAGTATTATGTGCTGCTTACCAGAAATTGATGCGCCTGAGCTTGGTTATGACAACTTGTTTCGCATCATTATAATGCAATTTATAGATGCCCATAACTTTGATGTGCGTGCCATTAAGAAATCTTGTGTACATATCGTAAATAAAGACTATAAGATTATTCCGTTTGAAACTATGAATCTTTTCTATAGGGATGATAAAATTGAACGATTAAAAGAATTACAAAACTAA